From the genome of Triticum aestivum cultivar Chinese Spring chromosome 3B, IWGSC CS RefSeq v2.1, whole genome shotgun sequence, one region includes:
- the LOC123065294 gene encoding BTB/POZ and MATH domain-containing protein 2, which yields MGCTASTRRAGRGSLVFEVSGYGGVSLDVQSSEVFTVGAYDWQIRFYEEGVFGHSGGYVAVYLFLVSKKAKVRATFELSLVDITGSTPPRTMRTVAAEFDSGDRTCFGHPEFMRKSDLEASPYLRGGDRLTIECTITICTEAPKSFVEVPLPPSDITDHLRKLWQGKEGTDVTFEVQGEAFPAHKTVLAMRSPVFKAELYGALRENDMGRVIIGDMQPAVFEALLHFIYTDSLPTMHDLYQDQDEYKEIIGHLLVAADRYAMERLKIICESILCKNIDSKTVVTTLPLADQHHCNKLTDACIEFIASLGKVDDIIASQGYDELKRTCPLALLELWEKATRLYMI from the coding sequence ATGGGATGCACGGCGTCCACGCGACGTGCGGGGCGGGGCTCGCTCGTGTTCGAGGTCTCAGGGTACGGCGGAGTTAGCCTCGACGTACAATCATCGGAAGTATTCACCGTCGGCGCTTACGACTGGCAGATTCGTTTCTATGAGGAAGGAGTGTTTGGGCATTCCGGAGGCTATGTGGCGGTCTATCTCTTTTTAGTcagcaagaaggccaaggtgaGGGCAACCTTCGAGCTCAGTTTGGTGGACATCACTGGATCAACGCCGCCTCGTACGATGAGGACGGTCGCCGCAGAATTCGACTCTGGCGACCGGACGTGCTTCGGCCATCCCGAGTTCATGAGGAAGAGCGACCTCGAGGCGTCGCCTTACCTTCGCGGCGGCGATCGCCTCACAATTGAGTGTACCATCACTATCTGCACGGAAGCGCCCAAATCATTTGTTGAGGTGCCGTTGCCGCCATCCGACATCACGGATCACCTCAGGAAGCTGTGGCAAGGGAAAGAGGGCACCGATGTCACCTTCGAGGTTCAAGGGGAGGCTTTTCCTGCCCACAAGACAGTGCTCGCGATGCGGTCACCGGTGTTTAAGGCAGAGTTGTACGGTGCCTTGAGGGAAAATGATATGGGTCGCGTTATCATCGGCGACATGCAACCTGCAGTCTTCGAGGCCCTGCTCCATTTTATATACACCGATTCGTTGCCCACCATGCATGATCTTTACCAAGATCAAGATGAGTACAAAGAGATTATTGGACATTTGCTTGTAGCCGCGGATCGCTATGCCATGGAAAGACTGAAGAtcatatgtgaaagcatcctttgCAAGAACATAGATTCGAAGACCGTGGTGACTACACTGCCTTTGGCTGATCAGCATCACTGCAACAAGTTGACTGATGCTTGCATTGAATTTATTGCCTCTTTGGGTAAAGTGGATGATATAATAGCAAGCCAGGGATATGATGAGCTCAAAAGAACCTGTCCTTTGGCTTTACTGGAACTGTGGGAGAAGGCAACTAGGCTGTACATGATATAG